Below is a genomic region from Chloroflexota bacterium.
CCTTGGCCAGGACTCGCTTTGCCTTGCCCGCCGTATTCCTGTATGTTGACGGCGCACAGGCGCCAACTGAGGAATCCCTATGCGGCGATGGCCGCAACCAAATGCACACAGGAGGGACACCATGGAAGCCAAGGCGTTCAGCCACATCTACCTGCCGTCACGGAACGCGGAGGAGTCGATTGCCTTTTACACGGAACGGCTGGGGTTCAAGCTGCTGCGGAAGTACACGATGGGCGGGCGCCTCTCGGCGTACTGCGAGCTGGGGGGCGTGCTGCTGGAGGTGACAGACGGGGCGGAGAACACGCCGGACCAGGACGGCCGCACGGAGCCGCGCATCGGGCTGCAGGTGGCCGACATTGCGGAGGCCATCGCCGAGCTGCGGGCGGCGGGGGTTCACGTGGAGCGGGAGCCGTGGAGCGCGCGGACGTTCTGGGGGCTGCAGGCGATGATCAAGGACCCGTCGGGGTACATCATTTCCCTGCGGGAGTGGCAGGAGCCGGACGGGCCGCACTACCCGGACTGGCAGCCGGTGCACGACGACGTGGAGCGGCTGGCGTAGGGGGGCCTTTCGACAGGCCCAGGACAAACTGGGGCGCCCCTCGACGGCATTCGATTCGAGTCGAGTCGTGCCAAGTGAAGTTCTGCGGGACGAGTCCTCTTGGAAAGTGGGGTTTCCAGATACGACTCGATTGATCACGTTGCGGGGGTTGCGAGCCGTTACCAGTGGGTTTCGGGCTTCTACGAGTAGCGTTTTCCGCATTTTTTCGTGCACTTGCAGGGTGTGTGCGGTGGCTGCGGGGTTGTGGGCTGCGGTGGTGCGTGGGTGTGTCATGGGGGGAGGGTAGCGGAGGGAGAGGGTTTTGCGCGAGGGGTTGGTGGCAGGGTTGGGGGACTCCCCCATCCCCGTATCGAGTACTGGGATAGCTCTAACCTTCCCTCTGAGGGGGAGGGAGTGTGCCTTTGGCGATGCGGGGGTGGGCGAGCGAGAGAAGGGCGACCACAAGGGTCGCCGCTACGGGGGACGCCCCGCACCTCTGGATTCCTGCCCCCGTATCGGGGTACGGGGCATGCTTTGCAGGAATGACGAATCTGTTAGAGGAGTAGAGCGTGAAGCGGAGTGATGAGCGGATATTGACGACGCACGTGGGGGCGCTGCCCAGGCCGCAGGAGCTGGGGCAGATGGTGCTGGCAAAGACTACGGGCGGGGCCTATGACGAGGCGCAGCTTGCGGAGTCGATGAAGACGGCGGTTGCGGCGGTGGTGCGGCAGCAGCTTGACGCGGGCATCGACATCATCAACGACGGCGAGTACGGGAAGACGAACTGGACGGGCTACATCGGGGGGCGGCTGGGGGGCTACGAGCACCGGGAGCCGCGGCCG
It encodes:
- a CDS encoding VOC family protein; amino-acid sequence: MEAKAFSHIYLPSRNAEESIAFYTERLGFKLLRKYTMGGRLSAYCELGGVLLEVTDGAENTPDQDGRTEPRIGLQVADIAEAIAELRAAGVHVEREPWSARTFWGLQAMIKDPSGYIISLREWQEPDGPHYPDWQPVHDDVERLA